TAAATTAATGTTCATTTTCTGCAACAAGACATTAGGCCAATCGCTTCCACCAGCCGATAAGAGGTTTAGGTATCGGTCTGCAAAATTGTGTGGATTGTTCATAAACTCGGAATAAAGCGCCAGTACCAAAAGTTCGCCAAACGCATAGGCATATACATAACCCGGCGAATGTAAGAAGTGCGGGATATAACTCCACCAAATACTATAATGCTCGCCCAATTCTACGCTTTCACCAAACATCTCTGTTTGGGTGGTCATCCAAGCATGGCTAAACTCCTCTGTACTTAGTTCGCCTTTTGTGCGCCGCAAGGTATGAATTCGGTCTTCAAAGCGGTTCATGGTAATTTGGCGAAAAACCGTAGCAAAGGTATCATCTATTTTAGAAACCAACATTCTAAGTTGGCTTTTCGGGTCTTGTTCCAGTTGCATCAGGTACTGGAAGGTGAGCATTTCCCCAAAAACGGAAGCAGTCTCGGCGGTGGTTAGTGGCGTATCTGCATGAAATACACCTTGTTTCCGCGAAAGGTATTGATGGACACCGTGCCCCAATTCGTGGGCTAAGGTTTGCACATCTCTAACGCGCCCTGTAAAGTTCATCATAATATAAGGGTGCGCACTCGGAACAGCGCCATGCGAGAACGCTCCGCCCCGTTTTCCGGCCACGACTGGAGCATCAATCCAGCGTTCTTCAAAAAACTTTCGGGCAATATCCCCCATTTCGGGATGGAAATTGGTATAGGCTTTTAGTACGATACTCTTTGCTTCTTGCCAACTATAAATCCGTTCTGCTTCACCAATAGGGGCATAACGGTCATAATCCATCAACTTTTCAAGCCCCAAAAGGCGGGCCTTCAGTTTGTAAAACCTTTCGACCAAAGGATAGCGGTTTGTGACCGCATCAATGAGGGTTTGCACCGTTTCATCTTCTATTTCATTCGACATATTTCGGCTTGAAATCCACGACGAGTAGCCCTTTAAACGGTCGGTCGAAGCCTTGTCCGCCAAAATGGTATTGAAAATAAAGGTCAGTGTATGGCTATGTTTTTTAAGGCCTTCGGTCAAGGATGCCGCCGCATCTTTCCGCATGGTGCGATTTGGGTGGGAAAGGTAGGTCAATACCTCTTGCTCAGTCACCGTTTCACCCCTAAAAACGAACTCGGCAGCCCCCAATACTTCGTCAAAGTACCGCTCCCAAGCCCCACTTCCTGTAATATACTTTTCTGCCAAGATTTTTTCTTCCGGTTCTGAAAGCAGATAACGTTTTTGGAGATGTCGTACTTCTAAAAAATGCCGATATGGCAAGATGCTTGGGTCTTCGAGTATCCCTTGTGCCTTTTCGTCGCCCAGCGCAGCCCATTCGGTTTCTACAAATATGAATTGCTGGTTAATCGCCGTATAGGCTTCTTTTACTTTTTGGAGTAACGCTCCTCTCGCCGCTTCGTTGGTGGCCGTCACCCAATGTAGATAAGCAAAGGTATAAGCCTTACCAGTCGTATCTAAAAGACGTCCCCAAGCCTGCATCATATCCGCAAGTTCTCGCGGCGTTAAATCGGCAATGCGCCCGCGATACCGCTCTGCAAAAGCTATTGAATTTTGTTGCGTCTCGATCAGTGCATGATGCAAGGCATCTTCAGATGGAAAAAGATCGGTAAGATTCCAGCGAATGTTTTCCGCGCCAGTTTTTGCGGTCTTCATATAGGTTTATTTTAGTGCTTAACATGGTCGTAATAAACCATGTAGAAAGGTAAATTAACAAGCAGCAAAGGCTTTTACGGAATGAATTTACCACTAAGCCTTGAACCCAACCACAATTTTGAGGTAAGATTCTTTTAAAACAATCCAAACCCACGTTAAAACAACCAAGCCATGCAACATCCGCGCTTTGTTCCTTTGGCCAAAATGGAGGATCTTAAGGCTGCATTCACGGCCTCCTACCAAGAACCAGTAGTCTTGTTCAAACACAGCATAACGTGCTCCGTAAGTATGCGAGCCGAACGAGAAATGCAAGCCTTAGACCAAGAACGGGATCCAAAAATTTTCCAATTGATTGTTCAGCGCTCGCGAAATTTATCCTACCACATTGCGGATACCTTGAACATTCAACATGAATCCCCACAAATTATTATTTTGCAAGACGGTAAAGCGATTTTTAACACGTCTCATGGACAAGTACGTGCCCAAATTGTCCGTGATGTCCTACAAACCTTGGCCCCTGTTTGACCCGCTATGAAACAGGTTTATATTTTATCCGGTATCTTGGCTGCACTTATTTTGACCTTTGCTTTTACGAAACCCTCCGATGGGGCTTTCTTAGATACCAATACGCAAAATGCCCAAAAGAAAATAGTTGCCGCCTCCTTTAGCTTGCCTGATATGAACGGGAAAACCATTCGTTTATCGGACTATAAAGGTAAAATTGTCATCCTTAATTTTTGGGCAACATGGTGCGCTCCTTGTGTCCAAGAAATTCCAGACCTTATCGGATTGCAGCACCGGATGAAGGGCAAAATTCAGGTTATTGGTGTATCGGTAGATGTAAACGGCTTTGCGGACGTTGTTCCGTTCATCCAACAAAAACAATTTCAGCTCAATTACCCCATCGTTGTTGCAAACCATCCCATGCTTGAAGGGTATAAAAACCCCTCTTTTTTACCAACAACCTTTGTGATAGACCAAAATGGCCTGCTTAGAAAAGAAACCATTGGTCTGGTAAACATTCCACGATTGTCACAGGAAATTGAAGACTTGATAGACGAAGGGCGATAAACCTTTAGATATGTAGATAATTAATGCCCCATTGCACGCATACGCTTTTGGATAATGCGGCTGTATCGGTTCATACCTTGGGGTTTTCTTGTCTGTGGAGCGGGTAAACAGGCTGCAAGTCGTGATGCCTGATTCCGATTTAAGCGGCTCGCCGAAATGCTATAGTGGTATCGTGCAGCAGCTTGTGCGCCATAAATCCCTTTCCCCCACTCCACCACGTTGATGTAAAGCTCTAAAATCCGGTCTTTCGGTAAGACCAACTCTGCCAAAGGCGCAATCGTAAACTCCATTCCTTTCCGCAAATAAGACCTATGTGTGGTAAAAAAGAGGTTTTTCACCAACTGTTGCGTAATAGTAGAACCGCCACGAATAGTCTTGCGCTCTTCCGACATGGCTTCTTCGAGAGCGTCAAAATCTATGCCATCATGCTCAAAAAAGCGGCTGTCTTCCGCTGCCACAACCGCATATTGGAGATGGTCGGAAATTTCCTCCATGGGGCGGTATTCCATTTCAACATTTAACCATTCACCTTCAAATACAGCGGCAACACGGTGCTGAAGCTGAACGGTCGTAAACAGAGGTGGCAGAAAACGCAAATAGATCAGCACCAAGAGGCAATACACATGGAAGCCGAAAAACACCATCATTCCCCAACGTACAAAACGATACCACAACGGACGTTTTTTTCGTTCGGTCTGTAGGCTAAGTGGCGTGGTGGGCGTGGCTGTTTTCGCCATGCAAAGTTATGATTGTGGCCACAAGGCCGAGGTCTTTATAATTTTATCGGCTGATTTCCAAGATTTCAAATTTGATGATGCCTGCGGGTACTTTCACGTCCACAATGTCCCCAACAGACCTTCCCAACAAGGCTTTCCCAATGGGGCTATTGACCGAGATTTTATTTTGAGCAAAGTTGGCCTCGCGGTCGGAGGTCAAGACATAGGTTACTTCTTGATTAACTTTATGATTTTTCACCCGAACTTTAGACAAGATATAAGCCTTGCTCACGTCCATCTTGCTATCATCTACCACCCGCGCATTCTGAATCATTTCATTAAGCTGTGCGATGCGTGCTTCCAAAAGTCCTTGTGCGTCTTTCGCCGCATCATATTCCGCATTTTCAGACAGATCACCTTGCGCACGCGCCTCTGCAATGGCCTGCGCTATACGGGCACGCTCTTTTGTTTTGAGAAACTGCAACTCTTCATTCAATTTATTCAGCCCATCTTGGGACAAATACAGCGTCTCGCTCATGGCTAAATTCTCCTTTAGCGTTGTGTACGATAAAAAAAGATCGCCCCATCCGTTTATTACCGTCGGATGCGGCGATCATTGGTTGCTAAAATAAGCACTTTCTGTCGCTAAAAAAAGTGATTTATTAAAAATGATCCCTACTTTGCATATTTCATGCTCACAAGGAACCCATATTGGGCTTGAAACGTTTCCGTCTCAAAAAAAGTCCTTCAATATAGATATGAACACACTTAACATTACCCCAAAAGCAGCTGATAAAATTAAGTCCTTGGCCTTGAACGAAGGTATCAATTGGTCACAACAGTTTTTGCGCGTTGCCGTTGTCAGCGGTGGATGCTCTGGATTAACCTACGACTTGGGCTGGGATACCGTCCCGCAAGAGGAAGATGTGTTTATTGAGACCGATGGCATACGACTGGCGATGGATATGAATGCGCAACTTTATGTAGAAGGTTCAACCTTGGATTTTACAGACGGCTTAGAAGGGAAGGGATTTCACTTCAACAACCCACAGGCCGTCCGGAATTGTGCATGCGGCGAGTCTTTCTCCGTCTGATTTCAAGCAAGCTATACAATTTCGATCTTGCCTTGCGCAAATTAAAGACGTATCTTGATTTTCTTAAAATGAAATGCGCTTATAGCTCAGCTGGATAGAGCGTTGGATTCCGGTTCCAAAGGCCGGGGGTTCAAATCCTCCTAAGCGCACAAGGAGTTTCCCATGAGGAGGCTCCTTTTTTTATTGGTGATTTAGGTCTAACTACGATAATGCAATGTGAATTAATGGTGTTAAATTATTGTGAGTTATCAATTTAAGCTATTGTTATTAATTGAAGGCAAGTTAATGTCGCCCCTATGGTGTTCAAGCTGCACCTTTCCAGAATACCCACTGTTCTCATTTTTTTGTAATCAAACCACATCGCTAAGGTTGGTAACTTGAACGGAGTTGTAAAAAAACCAACCAATATGTGGAAATTTGGTACGAATCTGCTTTTATTTGTTTTTTGGGGCTTCGGTTTTGCTTGGTCGCAAAATACGTCCTTGTCATTAGACACTGTCTTGGCGCATGTCCTGAAACATCACCCTACGATTCACGCCGCAAACGCAAATATTCGCGCCGTTGAAGCGGAAAAGGATGGACTTTCGGCCAGGTTCCTCCAACTTCCAGAAGCGGATGCTTCGGTGATGCGGGTTTTGGGCGGCAGATTATACAATGTGACGATAGGCGGAATGCAAACGTTCGAACGGAGAAACCAGCTTGGCTCCAGAATTATATTAGGCGATACCAAAGTGAGGGCGGCGCAGGAACAAGTGCGTTTGACGATCCAAACCAAAGTGGCCGAAGTACGTCTTGCATTTATTCAGGCGATGTATGCCCAAGAAAAACAAACCTTATTGGCCTCCTTTTCCGCAGAAGCAAAAGCACTCCAAGAAGCGCTTCAGGCACGTTTTGAAAGCGGGCAAAGTGCAGGTTATGATGTAACCTTGGCCAGGATTGAAGCACATCGAGCAGAAGTTACCGCGAGGCAAGCCCATCTTTTTTCCGAGAAAGCAAAACAAACCTTGGCGCTTGTTGCAAACATGGAGATTGGTATGCGCCCAATACTCGTTGCGGATATTCCGATAGGCAAGTTTCCTGCATTGGAGGTCTTGGAGCAAACGGCTTTGCAAAACCGCATGGAATTGGCACAGTTGGTGGCAGATCATGAAATCCTTGCCGCAGAACGGGTTTTAGCCAATAAGAACAGAACGCCAAACCTTCAAGCAGGCGCTTTTTTGGCCTTAGACAATACCTATTTAAATCGTTTGACACCTGTGGTTGGGCTTCGGGTGGCCATGCCTTTACCGATTCGAAGGGCGGGATGGTATAACAATGGTCAAGCAGAAATCAACCGCTTAACAGCCGAGATGGAACGCTCGGAGGTTATTTATGAAGCGCAAAAATCCAACATTCGCCGAGAGGTGCAAGCCGCATACGAGCAATTCCACTTGGCCGTGCAATCGCTTGAACTTGCAAAAGACATGGAACGGCTATTGGGAGAATCGTCGCGACAAATAGAAACCATGTACCAAGAGAAGCGGCTTGATGTGGTGCAGTACTTGGCGCACAAAGCCAAACAGGGGCTTGTACGG
Above is a genomic segment from Rhodothermia bacterium containing:
- a CDS encoding TolC family protein; amino-acid sequence: MWKFGTNLLLFVFWGFGFAWSQNTSLSLDTVLAHVLKHHPTIHAANANIRAVEAEKDGLSARFLQLPEADASVMRVLGGRLYNVTIGGMQTFERRNQLGSRIILGDTKVRAAQEQVRLTIQTKVAEVRLAFIQAMYAQEKQTLLASFSAEAKALQEALQARFESGQSAGYDVTLARIEAHRAEVTARQAHLFSEKAKQTLALVANMEIGMRPILVADIPIGKFPALEVLEQTALQNRMELAQLVADHEILAAERVLANKNRTPNLQAGAFLALDNTYLNRLTPVVGLRVAMPLPIRRAGWYNNGQAEINRLTAEMERSEVIYEAQKSNIRREVQAAYEQFHLAVQSLELAKDMERLLGESSRQIETMYQEKRLDVVQYLAHKAKQGLVRLDVLELTYQAVQAQTELENVIGLSAL
- the ytxJ gene encoding bacillithiol system redox-active protein YtxJ — encoded protein: MEDLKAAFTASYQEPVVLFKHSITCSVSMRAEREMQALDQERDPKIFQLIVQRSRNLSYHIADTLNIQHESPQIIILQDGKAIFNTSHGQVRAQIVRDVLQTLAPV
- a CDS encoding TlpA family protein disulfide reductase; amino-acid sequence: MKQVYILSGILAALILTFAFTKPSDGAFLDTNTQNAQKKIVAASFSLPDMNGKTIRLSDYKGKIVILNFWATWCAPCVQEIPDLIGLQHRMKGKIQVIGVSVDVNGFADVVPFIQQKQFQLNYPIVVANHPMLEGYKNPSFLPTTFVIDQNGLLRKETIGLVNIPRLSQEIEDLIDEGR
- the greA gene encoding transcription elongation factor GreA; its protein translation is MSETLYLSQDGLNKLNEELQFLKTKERARIAQAIAEARAQGDLSENAEYDAAKDAQGLLEARIAQLNEMIQNARVVDDSKMDVSKAYILSKVRVKNHKVNQEVTYVLTSDREANFAQNKISVNSPIGKALLGRSVGDIVDVKVPAGIIKFEILEISR
- a CDS encoding iron-sulfur cluster assembly accessory protein — translated: MNTLNITPKAADKIKSLALNEGINWSQQFLRVAVVSGGCSGLTYDLGWDTVPQEEDVFIETDGIRLAMDMNAQLYVEGSTLDFTDGLEGKGFHFNNPQAVRNCACGESFSV
- a CDS encoding M3 family oligoendopeptidase, with translation MKTAKTGAENIRWNLTDLFPSEDALHHALIETQQNSIAFAERYRGRIADLTPRELADMMQAWGRLLDTTGKAYTFAYLHWVTATNEAARGALLQKVKEAYTAINQQFIFVETEWAALGDEKAQGILEDPSILPYRHFLEVRHLQKRYLLSEPEEKILAEKYITGSGAWERYFDEVLGAAEFVFRGETVTEQEVLTYLSHPNRTMRKDAAASLTEGLKKHSHTLTFIFNTILADKASTDRLKGYSSWISSRNMSNEIEDETVQTLIDAVTNRYPLVERFYKLKARLLGLEKLMDYDRYAPIGEAERIYSWQEAKSIVLKAYTNFHPEMGDIARKFFEERWIDAPVVAGKRGGAFSHGAVPSAHPYIMMNFTGRVRDVQTLAHELGHGVHQYLSRKQGVFHADTPLTTAETASVFGEMLTFQYLMQLEQDPKSQLRMLVSKIDDTFATVFRQITMNRFEDRIHTLRRTKGELSTEEFSHAWMTTQTEMFGESVELGEHYSIWWSYIPHFLHSPGYVYAYAFGELLVLALYSEFMNNPHNFADRYLNLLSAGGSDWPNVLLQKMNINLQDPNFWNKGLDAIQAWIEQAEALA
- the mtgA gene encoding monofunctional biosynthetic peptidoglycan transglycosylase; amino-acid sequence: MAKTATPTTPLSLQTERKKRPLWYRFVRWGMMVFFGFHVYCLLVLIYLRFLPPLFTTVQLQHRVAAVFEGEWLNVEMEYRPMEEISDHLQYAVVAAEDSRFFEHDGIDFDALEEAMSEERKTIRGGSTITQQLVKNLFFTTHRSYLRKGMEFTIAPLAELVLPKDRILELYINVVEWGKGIYGAQAAARYHYSISASRLNRNQASRLAACLPAPQTRKPQGMNRYSRIIQKRMRAMGH